One stretch of Brevibacillus laterosporus DNA includes these proteins:
- a CDS encoding bifunctional acetaldehyde-CoA/alcohol dehydrogenase: MANEVNVQEQTKEEVVKTMIDTLVENGNQALKEFANYDQEQIDIIVKAMALAGLDKHVYLAKLAHEETGRGVFEDKMIKNIFSTEYIYNSIKKDKTVGVIHEDDQNGIIQIAEPIGVVAGVTPVTNPTSTTMFKAIISIKTRNPIIFAFHPSAQKSSAEAARTLYEAAIKAGAPKHCIQWIEQPSLEATKQLMNHSGTALVLATGGAGMVKSAYSTGKPALGVGPGNVPCYIERTAVIERAVNDLILSKTFDNGMICASEQAVIIDEPIYERVKQLMISNKCHFLTPAEKAKVEKLVINEHTCAVNADIVGKPAAVIAEMAGVHVDPETKILLAELTGVGADHPLSREKLSPVLACYKVKNADEGFRRAEEMLEFGGLGHTAVIHTEDDDLMEAFGMRMKACRIVVNAPSSQGAIGDIYNEFIPSLTLGCGSYGRNSVSTNVSAVHMINVKKVAKRRVNMQWFKIPEKIYFEKNSIQYLQNMPDISRAVIVTDPAMVKLGYVDKVLKNLRSRPEYVHCKVFSDVEPDPSVTTVRKGTELMVDFQPDVIIALGGGSAMDAAKAMWLFYEYPNEEFQNLYQKFLDIRKRVYKFPKLGRMAKFVAIPTTSGTGSEVTPFAVITDREKNMKYPIADYELTPDVAILDPQFVMTVPKVITADTGMDVLTHAMEAYVSVMANDFTDGLALKAIQLIFEYLPRAYKDGGDEVARQKVHNASCIAGMAFANAFLGINHSLAHKLGAEFHIAHGRSNAILMPHVIRFNATIPNKFAAFPRYEKFIAHERYADIARLLGLPAKTTEEGVESLIQAVVTLGKSLDIPMSIKANGVSEEAFEKEVDRLAVLAFEDQCTTANPKMPLVTELAEVYRNAFKGV; encoded by the coding sequence ATGGCCAACGAAGTAAACGTGCAAGAACAAACAAAAGAAGAGGTAGTAAAGACAATGATTGATACCTTAGTGGAGAATGGTAATCAAGCATTAAAAGAATTTGCTAATTACGATCAAGAGCAAATAGACATCATTGTCAAAGCGATGGCGCTAGCTGGTTTAGATAAGCATGTATATTTGGCAAAATTAGCTCATGAAGAAACAGGACGCGGTGTTTTTGAAGATAAGATGATCAAAAACATTTTCTCTACGGAATATATTTATAACAGTATTAAAAAAGATAAAACGGTGGGCGTCATTCATGAAGATGACCAGAACGGTATCATCCAAATAGCCGAACCAATTGGTGTAGTGGCAGGAGTAACACCTGTAACAAACCCGACTTCTACAACCATGTTCAAAGCAATCATATCTATTAAAACAAGAAATCCAATTATTTTTGCCTTCCACCCATCTGCACAGAAGTCTAGTGCAGAGGCGGCACGTACCTTATATGAAGCAGCGATAAAAGCAGGTGCTCCAAAACATTGCATCCAGTGGATTGAGCAACCATCACTAGAAGCAACCAAACAATTGATGAACCACTCAGGTACAGCTCTGGTATTGGCAACAGGTGGAGCTGGCATGGTGAAATCGGCTTATAGTACAGGCAAACCAGCCCTTGGTGTAGGACCTGGTAACGTACCTTGCTATATCGAGCGAACAGCGGTAATCGAGCGTGCGGTAAATGACTTGATCCTATCCAAAACCTTTGATAATGGTATGATCTGCGCTTCTGAACAAGCTGTTATTATTGACGAACCAATCTATGAACGAGTAAAACAACTAATGATTTCTAATAAATGCCATTTCTTAACACCTGCTGAAAAGGCAAAAGTGGAGAAATTGGTCATAAATGAACATACATGCGCTGTAAATGCGGATATCGTAGGAAAACCAGCTGCGGTCATTGCTGAAATGGCTGGTGTACACGTAGATCCCGAAACGAAAATTCTACTAGCAGAACTGACAGGGGTAGGTGCCGATCATCCATTATCCCGTGAAAAGTTAAGTCCTGTACTTGCATGTTACAAAGTGAAAAATGCGGATGAAGGATTCCGCCGTGCTGAAGAAATGCTTGAATTTGGCGGTCTTGGACATACAGCGGTCATCCATACAGAAGACGATGATTTGATGGAAGCATTCGGAATGCGGATGAAAGCGTGCCGTATCGTAGTAAACGCTCCATCTTCTCAAGGGGCGATCGGGGATATCTACAATGAATTCATTCCTTCTCTAACGCTTGGTTGCGGTTCTTATGGTCGAAACTCTGTATCTACCAACGTAAGTGCTGTGCATATGATCAACGTCAAAAAGGTGGCGAAGCGACGCGTGAACATGCAATGGTTTAAGATCCCAGAGAAAATTTACTTTGAGAAAAATTCTATCCAATATCTGCAAAACATGCCGGATATCTCTCGCGCTGTGATAGTAACAGACCCAGCTATGGTAAAACTAGGTTATGTAGATAAAGTGTTGAAAAATCTACGCAGTCGCCCTGAATATGTGCATTGCAAAGTGTTTAGCGATGTAGAACCGGATCCATCTGTAACAACTGTGCGTAAAGGTACGGAACTAATGGTAGATTTCCAACCTGACGTGATCATTGCACTAGGTGGGGGCTCTGCAATGGACGCGGCAAAAGCGATGTGGTTGTTCTACGAATATCCAAACGAAGAATTCCAAAACCTATACCAAAAATTCTTGGATATCCGTAAACGTGTCTATAAATTCCCGAAACTAGGTCGAATGGCTAAATTCGTAGCGATTCCTACCACTTCTGGTACTGGTTCTGAGGTAACACCATTTGCCGTTATCACAGACCGGGAGAAAAACATGAAATATCCAATCGCTGACTATGAATTAACTCCTGACGTAGCGATCCTTGATCCACAATTCGTGATGACTGTGCCAAAAGTAATTACAGCTGATACTGGTATGGACGTCCTGACTCACGCGATGGAAGCTTATGTGTCTGTTATGGCAAATGATTTCACAGATGGTCTGGCTCTAAAAGCAATTCAACTCATCTTTGAATACTTGCCACGTGCCTATAAAGACGGTGGAGACGAGGTTGCCCGTCAAAAGGTTCACAATGCATCTTGCATTGCGGGTATGGCATTTGCTAACGCCTTCCTTGGAATCAATCACAGCTTGGCGCACAAGTTGGGTGCTGAATTCCATATCGCCCATGGTCGTTCTAATGCGATCTTGATGCCACACGTGATTCGTTTTAATGCAACGATTCCAAATAAATTCGCAGCCTTCCCACGATATGAGAAATTCATTGCTCATGAGCGTTATGCTGATATCGCTCGCTTGCTGGGACTGCCTGCTAAAACAACAGAAGAGGGCGTAGAAAGCCTAATTCAAGCAGTAGTCACATTAGGTAAATCTTTAGATATTCCAATGAGCATTAAAGCGAATGGCGTAAGCGAAGAAGCGTTCGAAAAAG
- a CDS encoding 3-hydroxybutyrate dehydrogenase gives MGLLDQRVALITGAASGIGYEMAQHFAKEGAIIAIADLKEEAISESAKKLRQQGYKAIGLCCDVSKEEHVVASVQKVVEEYGRLEILINNAGLQHVSPIEEFPTERFELLLKVMLVGPFLGIKHAFPVMKQQRYGRILNMSSINGLIGFAGKAAYNSAKHGVIGLTKVAALEGAAHGITVNALCPGYVDTPLVQNQLKDLAATRKVPLEKVLEEVIYPLVPQRRLLSVEEIADYASMLVSDRLKGVTGTAAAIDGGYTAQ, from the coding sequence ATGGGATTATTAGATCAAAGAGTAGCGTTAATTACTGGGGCTGCGAGTGGCATTGGTTATGAAATGGCCCAGCATTTTGCTAAGGAAGGTGCGATTATTGCCATCGCTGATCTAAAGGAAGAAGCGATTTCTGAGTCCGCTAAGAAGCTTCGTCAGCAGGGATATAAGGCCATCGGTTTATGCTGTGATGTTTCAAAAGAGGAGCATGTTGTAGCAAGCGTACAAAAAGTTGTCGAAGAGTATGGCAGACTAGAGATTTTAATTAACAATGCAGGCTTACAGCATGTGTCCCCAATCGAAGAATTTCCTACAGAACGTTTTGAGTTGTTGTTGAAAGTCATGCTAGTGGGGCCGTTTTTAGGGATTAAGCATGCATTCCCTGTCATGAAACAGCAGAGGTATGGGCGTATTTTAAATATGTCCTCCATAAATGGATTGATCGGATTTGCAGGGAAAGCAGCTTACAACAGTGCAAAACATGGAGTGATTGGTCTAACGAAAGTGGCTGCATTAGAAGGAGCGGCACATGGAATTACGGTAAATGCTCTGTGCCCTGGTTATGTTGATACGCCTTTGGTACAAAATCAGTTGAAGGATTTGGCAGCTACTCGTAAGGTACCTTTAGAAAAAGTACTGGAGGAAGTCATTTATCCATTAGTACCTCAAAGGAGATTGTTGTCTGTAGAGGAGATTGCAGATTATGCTTCTATGCTCGTAAGTGATAGGTTAAAAGGAGTAACCGGTACAGCTGCCGCTATTGATGGTGGGTATACAGCCCAATAA
- a CDS encoding GntP family permease yields MFLEILAILVSLSLLMFFAYRGYPVIVFAPIFTLLAVALSGLALMPSYTETFMTNAANYIKAFFPVFLLGAIFGKVMELSGAAGSIAQTIVKGLGSKRAMLSIVLACAILTYGGVSLFVVAFAVYPFAAALFREANIPKRLIPGTIALGAFTFTMDALPGTPQIQNIIPTNYFGTDAYAAPLVGIAGALLIFLGGMLWLERRRKQAAIAGEGYGDNHKNEPEEKEAEKYPHIALAILPLLLVLLTNFLLSRGFIAVDSWYDPAMLKEKFKIENVKTVASSWALVIALLVGVITALAINVKAVHNKLAAGLTTAAMGALLAIFNTASEVGFGNVVKTLPGFKIIQGWILGASNHPLVSEALAVNVLSGMTGSASGGLSIALEVMGKQYLELANAVGISPELLHRIASMASGGMDTLPHNGAVITLLAITGLTHRQSYKDIFIITILKTVTVFLLAFVVSIF; encoded by the coding sequence ATGTTTTTAGAGATTTTAGCGATTCTTGTGTCGTTGAGTCTTCTGATGTTTTTTGCTTATCGTGGGTACCCCGTTATCGTATTTGCCCCGATTTTTACTCTATTGGCTGTAGCCTTATCAGGATTGGCACTGATGCCAAGCTATACAGAAACCTTTATGACAAATGCGGCTAATTACATTAAAGCATTCTTTCCTGTATTTCTATTGGGGGCGATCTTCGGTAAGGTGATGGAATTAAGCGGAGCAGCTGGTTCTATCGCACAGACAATCGTTAAAGGCTTAGGATCAAAACGCGCTATGTTATCCATTGTTTTAGCTTGCGCAATCCTAACCTATGGTGGCGTGTCCTTGTTCGTTGTAGCTTTTGCAGTATATCCATTTGCAGCGGCTCTTTTTCGGGAGGCTAACATACCAAAACGCTTGATTCCAGGGACGATAGCTTTAGGAGCGTTTACATTTACGATGGATGCGTTGCCTGGTACACCACAGATTCAAAATATCATTCCGACTAATTATTTTGGGACAGATGCCTATGCGGCTCCACTTGTTGGTATTGCGGGAGCGCTACTGATTTTTTTAGGTGGAATGCTCTGGTTGGAAAGACGTCGCAAGCAAGCAGCCATAGCAGGAGAGGGCTATGGTGACAATCACAAGAATGAACCAGAAGAAAAAGAAGCAGAAAAATATCCTCATATAGCCTTGGCGATCTTGCCTTTATTGCTTGTGCTCCTCACCAATTTCCTATTAAGCAGAGGCTTCATTGCTGTTGATAGTTGGTACGATCCGGCTATGCTCAAAGAAAAATTCAAGATTGAGAATGTAAAAACGGTAGCTTCTTCATGGGCTTTGGTCATTGCATTGTTAGTAGGGGTCATTACAGCTTTGGCCATCAATGTAAAAGCAGTACATAACAAGCTAGCAGCCGGACTTACCACAGCAGCCATGGGTGCTTTACTTGCCATCTTTAACACGGCTTCTGAAGTAGGCTTTGGGAACGTTGTTAAAACATTACCAGGCTTTAAAATCATTCAAGGCTGGATTTTGGGAGCAAGCAATCATCCACTTGTATCAGAGGCCTTAGCCGTGAACGTGTTATCTGGTATGACTGGTTCTGCTTCTGGAGGTTTGTCAATTGCCTTGGAAGTGATGGGGAAACAGTACTTAGAACTTGCAAATGCCGTTGGTATTTCACCAGAACTATTACATCGGATTGCTTCTATGGCTTCTGGGGGCATGGATACGTTACCGCATAATGGTGCTGTTATCACATTGTTGGCTATCACCGGACTTACTCACCGTCAATCCTACAAAGACATTTTTATCATTACAATATTGAAAACGGTTACGGTTTTCCTGCTCGCTTTCGTGGTTTCCATTTTCTAA
- a CDS encoding AAA family ATPase, with the protein MTFHSAASSDYLELLEEVFEKAYECIVLTDPEGIILMMNHNYRNFIGIVDPIGKHVTGVIENTRMHVVAKTGKAELAEIQRINGREMIANRVPIYREERMIAVLGTVMFQDVRQLHALSATVDQLKQELDYYKGELHRKLGATYRFEQIVSASDLMNKCKELAMKVAKSDTTVLITGESGTGKELFAHAIHAASQRAMGPFIRVNCAAIPDNLLESELFGYEEGAFTGALRKGKKGKFELADRGTILLDEIGDMPLALQAKLLRILQEKEVERVGGSRPISLDVRVIASTNKDMIALMKAGTFREDLFYRLHVVTVTIPPLRDRLEDLPYLIESLREQLIESTGIVVKGMDEEVWDVLRYHSWPGNVRELRNVLERAMHMMEGNWLRAEHILLPTSTSRSMVKQSRFPSLKECLAKAELEALQQAVQLSGGNKREAAKLLGISKSSFYQKWEKQLSEQTKQVKY; encoded by the coding sequence ATGACATTTCATTCCGCTGCATCGTCAGATTATTTGGAACTATTAGAAGAGGTGTTTGAAAAAGCATATGAATGTATCGTGTTGACCGATCCAGAGGGTATTATTCTGATGATGAATCATAATTATCGGAATTTTATCGGGATAGTCGACCCCATCGGTAAACACGTTACGGGGGTTATCGAAAACACGCGAATGCATGTGGTAGCCAAGACTGGCAAAGCAGAGCTGGCTGAGATTCAGCGTATTAATGGACGTGAGATGATAGCGAACCGTGTCCCCATATATCGGGAAGAAAGAATGATTGCCGTACTTGGAACCGTCATGTTTCAGGATGTGAGGCAACTACACGCCCTGTCAGCTACAGTGGATCAATTAAAGCAAGAATTAGATTACTATAAAGGAGAACTACATAGGAAATTAGGAGCAACCTATCGATTTGAGCAGATTGTAAGCGCCAGCGATTTGATGAATAAATGTAAGGAACTGGCGATGAAAGTAGCCAAAAGCGATACAACGGTACTCATTACAGGAGAGAGTGGCACAGGAAAAGAGCTGTTTGCGCATGCTATCCATGCGGCAAGTCAACGGGCGATGGGACCTTTTATTCGTGTCAATTGTGCGGCTATCCCTGATAATTTACTGGAATCTGAGCTGTTTGGGTATGAAGAGGGAGCGTTTACTGGAGCTTTACGCAAAGGAAAAAAAGGTAAGTTTGAACTGGCTGATCGAGGTACCATCCTTTTAGATGAGATTGGGGACATGCCACTTGCTCTGCAAGCCAAGCTCTTACGCATTTTGCAAGAAAAAGAGGTAGAGCGAGTTGGAGGAAGTCGGCCAATATCACTGGACGTACGAGTAATCGCTTCTACTAATAAAGATATGATTGCTTTAATGAAAGCAGGTACATTTCGTGAGGATTTGTTTTATCGATTGCATGTTGTCACCGTTACAATACCGCCGCTTAGGGATAGGCTGGAAGACTTACCATACTTAATAGAGAGTCTCAGAGAGCAGTTGATTGAGTCGACTGGGATTGTGGTCAAGGGAATGGATGAAGAGGTGTGGGATGTCCTGCGCTATCATAGCTGGCCAGGGAACGTGAGAGAGTTGCGTAATGTATTGGAGCGTGCCATGCATATGATGGAGGGAAATTGGCTTCGGGCTGAACATATTCTGTTACCAACATCCACATCAAGAAGCATGGTGAAACAAAGTCGGTTTCCTAGTTTAAAGGAGTGTTTGGCAAAGGCCGAACTAGAAGCTTTGCAACAGGCCGTTCAACTATCTGGTGGAAATAAACGGGAGGCGGCCAAATTACTCGGGATTAGTAAGTCCAGCTTTTATCAGAAGTGGGAGAAGCAATTGAGTGAGCAAACGAAACAAGTGAAGTATTGA
- a CDS encoding serine protease: MKKKWMSKTVFALAVGMAVSGLATSALAASPMVMVKQLPIQQGTTNNLDLNALSDLLNQKQGNAKDCLPTDVLNSLLSQNKDKGNSIFDQLKNKEDCDIKEPSRSKDKNRWADRETSNKDCDEASVDEQEKPSIEEPVKDNDSKENVSSEASAMVNEVVDIVNQERSKAGLKPLSMDNELSKMATDKAKDMAKNNYFDHNSPTYGSPFDMMEQYDISFRTAGENIAQGQRSAKEVMKDWMNSSGHRKNIMNSSFTTIGVGYYNGYWVQEFIG, translated from the coding sequence ATGAAGAAAAAATGGATGTCTAAAACAGTATTTGCATTGGCAGTAGGAATGGCAGTAAGTGGGCTCGCTACTTCTGCGTTGGCTGCTTCTCCAATGGTCATGGTGAAACAGTTGCCGATCCAACAAGGTACTACTAATAACCTTGATCTGAATGCATTGTCTGATCTACTTAATCAGAAGCAAGGAAACGCCAAGGATTGTCTTCCTACCGATGTATTGAATAGCCTTTTGAGCCAAAATAAGGACAAGGGGAATTCTATCTTTGATCAATTGAAAAATAAAGAAGATTGCGATATTAAAGAACCTTCTAGATCAAAAGACAAAAATCGCTGGGCAGACAGGGAAACTTCTAATAAGGATTGCGATGAAGCTTCTGTAGACGAACAGGAAAAACCTTCCATCGAAGAACCAGTAAAAGATAACGATTCAAAAGAGAACGTATCTTCTGAAGCAAGCGCAATGGTAAACGAAGTAGTAGATATCGTAAACCAGGAGCGTTCAAAGGCTGGTCTGAAACCACTTAGCATGGATAACGAACTATCTAAAATGGCAACAGACAAAGCAAAAGACATGGCAAAAAACAATTATTTTGATCATAACAGCCCAACTTACGGATCTCCATTCGACATGATGGAGCAGTATGATATTTCCTTCCGTACAGCTGGTGAAAACATCGCACAAGGACAACGTTCTGCAAAAGAAGTCATGAAAGACTGGATGAACAGCAGCGGACACCGTAAAAACATTATGAATTCTTCCTTCACAACAATCGGAGTAGGATACTATAACGGTTACTGGGTACAAGAATTCATCGGATAA
- a CDS encoding MerR family transcriptional regulator, translating to MKNRFTIGKMARMHRIAESTLRYYDEKGIFQPKTIDQKTQYRYYTIDQFSTLTSIKFFRHLGIPLLEIKRFMDERTPDLALDILEKQSESLKQKQQEIAYMLNRLESKITTIKQGVDKVDTTVVFKDLPKRYIHSMVVEADLTDEDWEYHLHVLQSDLQLLEVSLFAGDIGTSVSKSSILKGEYQDYNSLFIMIDDLPVEKERYPSIPAGLYACTMHYGSYEQLGQSYERLLLAIRERNYEITGKSYELGIVDLAITSESDEFVTEIQIPVQSSEYPPNN from the coding sequence ATGAAAAATCGCTTTACGATTGGCAAGATGGCTCGTATGCATCGTATCGCCGAATCAACTCTTCGCTACTACGATGAAAAAGGTATTTTTCAGCCTAAAACAATTGATCAGAAAACACAATACCGTTACTACACAATTGACCAATTCTCCACATTAACCTCTATTAAGTTTTTTCGCCATTTAGGTATACCATTACTAGAGATTAAAAGATTTATGGATGAACGTACACCAGATTTGGCTTTGGACATTCTTGAAAAACAAAGTGAATCGCTCAAACAAAAACAACAAGAAATCGCCTACATGTTAAATCGGTTGGAAAGTAAGATCACAACCATCAAACAAGGCGTAGATAAAGTGGATACTACTGTAGTCTTTAAAGATTTGCCGAAGCGCTATATTCATTCCATGGTCGTGGAAGCAGACCTAACTGATGAAGACTGGGAATATCATTTACATGTATTGCAAAGCGATCTTCAGCTTTTAGAGGTATCGTTATTTGCTGGTGATATTGGTACTTCCGTGTCCAAATCCTCCATTCTAAAAGGAGAATATCAAGATTACAACAGTTTATTCATCATGATTGATGATCTACCGGTTGAGAAGGAGCGCTACCCCAGCATTCCGGCTGGGCTGTATGCATGTACAATGCATTATGGCTCATATGAACAGCTCGGCCAGTCATATGAGCGTCTGCTTTTAGCTATCAGAGAACGCAATTATGAAATCACTGGTAAATCCTATGAGCTTGGCATTGTGGACTTGGCTATCACTAGCGAATCGGACGAATTTGTTACTGAAATCCAAATACCAGTACAATCCTCGGAATACCCTCCAAATAACTAA
- a CDS encoding MATE family efflux transporter, translating into MTDAAIKLRETPVPKLFISYLIPSVLGMLLMSINIFVDGVFVSRGVGPEGLAGVNISVPAFSIFLSISLWIGMGGATLYSAALGRNEVTHARQIFTQSFTLAVLLVSLIMVVCLPNIEQIAYIFGADKAILPYVLDYLSVLLTFGMIYVLENILSIFIRNDGNPKLAMMGLIVTSVLNILFNYIFIFMMGMGVKGAAYATVLSAAFGFLVLLTHFFTKGSTLRFVAFRIHLKEIGQILNIGFPSFIAESTIAITTLAYNLAFMKYLGTQGVAAYAIVNYIHAMLLLLFMGVGAALQPIASFHYGARLSERLRTSLRLTVKTGWGFGAVALLFGVLFSNVFIMLFDIQSKELIQITVNGMNLFFINYLFLGYNLVYGEYFQAIQKIRKSLWIILTRGVLLVIPLLFILPQWFGVNGIWLAVPLAEALTALGISMLNRKTPPVPQFTKQETEVTL; encoded by the coding sequence ATGACAGACGCAGCAATTAAACTAAGGGAGACCCCCGTGCCTAAGCTATTTATCTCGTATCTCATCCCTTCCGTACTCGGCATGCTACTTATGTCGATTAATATTTTTGTCGATGGGGTATTTGTCAGTCGCGGGGTGGGCCCAGAGGGATTAGCCGGGGTAAACATCTCCGTACCCGCCTTTTCCATCTTCCTCTCTATCTCACTTTGGATCGGAATGGGTGGAGCTACTCTTTACTCTGCTGCCTTGGGAAGAAATGAAGTAACACACGCTCGCCAAATTTTTACGCAATCTTTTACGCTGGCAGTCCTATTAGTTAGTCTGATCATGGTGGTTTGCTTACCCAATATTGAACAAATTGCCTATATTTTTGGGGCTGACAAGGCGATCTTACCTTATGTACTTGATTATTTAAGCGTGTTGTTAACTTTCGGGATGATTTATGTATTAGAAAACATCTTGAGCATTTTTATCCGTAATGACGGAAACCCCAAGCTAGCAATGATGGGCCTAATCGTCACATCGGTTCTTAACATACTATTTAATTATATCTTTATTTTCATGATGGGAATGGGTGTAAAAGGAGCTGCCTACGCTACTGTATTATCGGCTGCTTTTGGTTTTTTGGTTCTACTCACTCACTTTTTTACGAAAGGTAGTACATTGCGTTTTGTGGCTTTCCGTATTCATCTAAAGGAAATCGGACAAATATTAAATATTGGTTTTCCTAGCTTTATTGCGGAGAGCACCATTGCAATCACTACCCTTGCGTATAACCTAGCTTTTATGAAATATCTGGGGACACAGGGTGTCGCAGCGTACGCCATCGTCAATTATATCCATGCGATGCTATTGCTGTTGTTCATGGGGGTAGGAGCGGCTTTGCAACCGATTGCTAGCTTCCATTATGGCGCCAGATTAAGTGAACGACTGCGAACTAGCTTACGATTAACGGTAAAAACGGGCTGGGGCTTCGGAGCCGTCGCTCTACTATTTGGAGTTTTGTTTTCAAACGTATTTATCATGTTGTTTGATATTCAGTCAAAAGAGCTGATTCAAATTACTGTGAACGGGATGAATCTATTTTTCATCAACTATCTTTTCTTAGGATATAATTTGGTCTATGGGGAATATTTCCAAGCCATTCAGAAGATACGTAAATCACTATGGATTATTTTAACTCGTGGTGTCTTGCTGGTCATTCCTTTGCTGTTTATCTTACCTCAATGGTTCGGGGTAAATGGCATTTGGTTGGCAGTCCCTTTAGCAGAAGCCTTGACTGCACTCGGGATTAGTATGCTGAATCGAAAAACTCCACCTGTCCCGCAATTCACAAAACAGGAAACAGAAGTTACTCTATAA
- the lpdA gene encoding dihydrolipoyl dehydrogenase: protein MIEVETIVIGSGPGGYVAAIKASQLGQQVVIIEKENLGGVCANVGCIPSKALISVGHRLEQTKYSDDMGILASVVKVDFVKVQEYKNGVVKKLVGGVEGLLKSNNVDVVKGEAYFIDANTVRVINDDSTQTYTCKNVILATGSRPIEIPTFNFTKRVINSTGALNLTEVPNKLVVIGGGYIGTELGSAYATLGSEVTIIEGGKDILSGFDKQMTQVVKKGLMKKGVAVVVDASAKGVEESENGVIVTYENGGEEKKVEADYVLITVGRRPNTDDMGLEEIGIEFADRGLLKVDQQCRTNLPNIFAIGDIIAGPQLAHKASYEGKVAAEAIAGKRSIVDYLAIPAVCFTDPELATVGYTEERAKAEGMEVKAAKFPFSANGRALALNAKEGFVKLVARKEDGLLVGAQIVGSGASEMIAEMGLAIEASMTVEDIALTIHAHPTLGEVTMEAAEALLHKLKIDATQ from the coding sequence ATGATAGAGGTTGAAACAATCGTAATTGGTTCTGGACCTGGCGGATATGTTGCTGCAATCAAAGCCTCACAATTAGGGCAACAAGTGGTAATTATTGAAAAAGAAAACCTTGGTGGTGTATGTGCTAATGTCGGTTGCATCCCATCAAAGGCCCTTATTTCTGTAGGACACCGTTTAGAGCAAACGAAGTATTCAGACGATATGGGTATTTTAGCTTCTGTTGTGAAAGTTGACTTCGTAAAAGTGCAAGAATATAAAAATGGCGTTGTAAAGAAATTAGTAGGCGGCGTTGAAGGCTTATTAAAAAGCAATAATGTAGATGTCGTAAAAGGTGAAGCTTATTTCATAGATGCTAACACTGTACGCGTAATCAACGATGATTCAACTCAAACATATACATGTAAAAATGTAATTTTAGCAACTGGGTCACGCCCCATTGAAATTCCAACCTTTAATTTTACAAAACGTGTTATTAACTCTACAGGTGCACTTAATTTAACTGAAGTTCCAAATAAATTAGTTGTAATCGGTGGCGGTTACATCGGTACAGAATTAGGTTCTGCTTACGCTACCCTTGGTTCTGAAGTAACAATTATCGAAGGAGGTAAAGATATTTTATCTGGCTTCGATAAACAAATGACTCAAGTTGTGAAAAAAGGCCTTATGAAGAAAGGCGTTGCAGTAGTAGTAGATGCATCTGCTAAAGGTGTTGAAGAATCTGAAAACGGTGTAATCGTTACCTACGAAAATGGAGGCGAAGAAAAGAAAGTTGAAGCTGACTATGTATTAATAACAGTTGGTCGCAGGCCAAATACTGACGATATGGGTCTTGAGGAAATCGGCATCGAGTTTGCTGACCGCGGTTTATTAAAAGTTGACCAGCAATGCCGTACCAACCTCCCGAACATTTTTGCGATTGGTGATATTATTGCTGGTCCACAGCTTGCCCATAAAGCATCTTACGAAGGGAAGGTAGCTGCTGAAGCTATCGCAGGTAAGCGCTCGATCGTTGATTACTTAGCGATTCCAGCAGTTTGCTTCACAGATCCTGAATTAGCAACAGTTGGTTACACTGAAGAGCGAGCAAAAGCAGAAGGTATGGAAGTAAAAGCAGCGAAATTCCCATTCTCAGCAAACGGTCGTGCGCTTGCATTAAATGCAAAAGAAGGGTTCGTGAAGCTAGTTGCGCGTAAAGAAGACGGTTTATTAGTAGGTGCTCAAATCGTGGGAAGCGGCGCATCGGAAATGATCGCCGAAATGGGTTTAGCAATCGAAGCGAGTATGACAGTTGAAGATATTGCATTAACAATCCACGCTCATCCAACATTAGGTGAGGTTACGATGGAGGCTGCTGAAGCCTTACTTCATAAATTAAAAATAGATGCAACACAGTAA